The proteins below are encoded in one region of Candidatus Krumholzibacteriia bacterium:
- a CDS encoding FHA domain-containing protein, giving the protein MKITIPHTKQIGESGEVTRATLNDLIRATIDASTAKPTALEIYDSISQRFLFVRERQIYAAAELTGGQFTSTSIRDFLLGATNMSFPRATWYELNTKIVHSVLVVSQKKPALRVMTSLVDLDQLLDRIEKEGKSCIVAATREDFFALLRYEKGKSAAFCWEQCAATPREPSFREEFLIKVYSNAADRPMNVSLFEDFLVSYAPDAKNLPDTFNGRYSDVFLSKPPVAILRFKDREIGRWEIDRPRLRIGRTPDNDIVIDNLGVSRLHAVIEENKGAYSVKDCESLNGTVVNGERTPEKTLQDGDEISIGKHTIVFRVSSGHAVPEPETIAGFDQTMIISRTAAQQAHLSQKTQEAPATPAPARPAGAGSPRLVIHTDYGDRVVEIADEAVTIGRDVDSDVRVNGLFVASRHVEITRENGRVVLRRLGGLRSVKVSGKAVKEVELKDNDEIQIASESFVFHE; this is encoded by the coding sequence TTGAAAATCACGATTCCGCACACGAAGCAAATAGGCGAGAGCGGCGAAGTCACGCGGGCGACTCTCAACGATCTCATTCGTGCCACCATCGACGCCAGCACGGCGAAACCGACGGCGCTCGAGATCTATGACAGCATCAGCCAGCGCTTTCTGTTCGTACGCGAGCGGCAGATATACGCGGCCGCGGAGTTGACCGGCGGGCAGTTCACGTCGACGTCCATCCGCGACTTCCTGCTGGGCGCCACCAACATGAGCTTTCCGCGCGCCACCTGGTACGAACTCAACACCAAGATCGTCCACTCGGTGCTGGTGGTCTCGCAGAAGAAGCCCGCGCTACGGGTCATGACATCACTCGTCGACCTGGACCAGCTTCTCGACCGCATCGAGAAGGAGGGCAAGAGCTGCATCGTGGCCGCCACGCGGGAGGACTTCTTCGCCCTGCTCCGTTACGAGAAGGGCAAGAGCGCGGCCTTCTGCTGGGAGCAGTGTGCGGCGACACCGCGCGAGCCTTCCTTCCGCGAGGAGTTCCTGATCAAGGTATACTCCAACGCCGCCGACCGTCCCATGAACGTGAGTCTGTTCGAGGACTTCCTGGTGTCCTACGCGCCGGACGCCAAGAACCTGCCCGACACCTTCAACGGGCGCTACTCGGACGTGTTTCTCTCCAAGCCGCCGGTGGCGATCCTGCGCTTCAAGGATCGCGAGATCGGCCGCTGGGAGATCGATCGCCCGCGCCTGCGCATCGGACGCACCCCGGACAACGACATTGTCATCGATAACCTGGGCGTATCCCGCCTGCACGCGGTGATCGAGGAGAACAAGGGCGCCTACTCGGTGAAGGACTGCGAGAGCCTCAACGGCACCGTGGTCAACGGCGAGCGCACGCCCGAGAAGACCCTGCAGGACGGCGACGAGATCTCCATCGGCAAGCACACCATCGTGTTTCGCGTGTCCAGCGGCCACGCCGTCCCCGAGCCGGAGACAATTGCCGGTTTCGACCAGACCATGATCATCAGCCGCACCGCGGCGCAGCAGGCGCACCTGTCGCAGAAGACGCAGGAAGCGCCCGCCACCCCGGCACCAGCCCGTCCGGCCGGCGCCGGCAGCCCGCGCCTGGTCATCCACACCGACTACGGCGACCGCGTGGTGGAGATTGCCGACGAGGCGGTCACCATCGGCCGCGACGTGGACTCCGACGTGCGCGTGAACGGGCTGTTCGTGGCCTCGCGGCACGTGGAGATCACGCGCGAAAACGGCCGCGTGGTGCTGCGCCGCCTGGGTGGTCTGCGCTCGGTCAAGGTGAGCGGCAAGGCCGTCAAGGAAGTCGAGCTCAAGGACAACGACGAGATCCAGATCGCCAGTGAGTCTTTCGTCTTTCACGAGTAG
- a CDS encoding cold shock domain-containing protein, with product MTGKVKWFNENKGYGFILGDNGKDIFVHYSEIREDGYRTLAEGEVVEYELMDSPKGPQAKGVLRSQKRGEDATPSVEAA from the coding sequence ATAACTGGTAAAGTAAAGTGGTTCAACGAAAACAAGGGTTACGGTTTCATTCTCGGTGACAACGGGAAGGACATCTTCGTTCACTACTCTGAGATTCGTGAGGACGGCTACCGCACGCTTGCGGAGGGGGAAGTCGTCGAGTACGAGCTGATGGATAGTCCGAAGGGTCCACAGGCGAAGGGCGTCCTGCGCAGTCAGAAGCGCGGAGAGGACGCGACGCCGAGCGTCGAGGCCGCCTAG
- a CDS encoding tetratricopeptide repeat protein, which translates to MKICPFMSHMLGADSNVLEIDSPSPRSTGEVVELGYDEGEGSVGVKTERKPGRSATRAKSEPKTSSHLYCLRETCRFYRARDGECTFDTILESVSAQSKAINELNARSDKDKNEKNKKDNSAETVARELDKFWKFQTKSVTELISGFGESEKRQSDAYAKFISDVEKRIIAFMDEEDSRDERMNTIRDGVAEIKDTIDARNDGFDSMTTTVSDLVMSFEDNLKEIKNTWQSLAERLDKFEKVASNMKAIEGIATRVDSVASRIESFDKMTSKIDTVDANVSRTNSNLDRLERNWAELMDVVKASNKKKADDPAAQSRRREAMKFNNLGVTSFHNGDLTLARDQFLEAVNRDDTFAECYNNLGLVYTELGESRPAADAFSKAIKLNPELHAAYNNLGYVFYKQGEYDHAIEMYNEALARSSNNSSAYTNLGNAYFKLGDRKEARKAWEKAIELDPANETAQRSLKNLG; encoded by the coding sequence ATGAAGATCTGCCCGTTCATGTCGCACATGCTGGGTGCCGACAGCAACGTTCTCGAGATCGATTCGCCGTCACCGCGTTCCACCGGTGAGGTGGTCGAACTCGGCTACGACGAAGGAGAAGGAAGCGTCGGCGTCAAGACCGAGCGCAAACCCGGCCGTTCGGCCACCAGGGCGAAATCAGAGCCCAAGACCTCGTCGCACCTCTACTGCCTGCGCGAGACCTGCCGCTTCTACCGCGCCCGTGACGGCGAGTGCACCTTCGACACGATCCTGGAGAGCGTCAGCGCCCAGTCCAAGGCCATCAACGAGCTGAACGCGCGCAGCGACAAGGACAAGAACGAGAAGAACAAGAAGGACAACAGCGCGGAGACGGTGGCCCGCGAGCTGGACAAGTTCTGGAAGTTCCAGACCAAGAGCGTCACCGAGTTGATCTCCGGCTTCGGCGAGAGCGAGAAGCGTCAGAGCGACGCCTACGCGAAGTTCATCTCCGACGTCGAGAAGCGCATCATCGCCTTCATGGACGAAGAGGACAGCCGTGACGAGCGCATGAACACCATCCGCGACGGCGTGGCCGAGATCAAGGACACCATCGACGCGCGTAACGATGGCTTCGACAGCATGACCACCACCGTCTCCGACCTGGTGATGTCCTTCGAGGACAACCTCAAGGAGATCAAGAACACGTGGCAGTCGCTGGCCGAGCGCCTCGACAAGTTCGAAAAGGTGGCGTCCAACATGAAGGCCATCGAGGGCATCGCCACCCGCGTGGACAGCGTCGCCAGCCGCATCGAGTCCTTCGACAAGATGACGAGCAAGATCGACACCGTGGACGCGAACGTCTCACGCACCAACAGCAACCTCGACCGCCTGGAGCGCAACTGGGCCGAACTGATGGACGTCGTCAAGGCTTCCAACAAGAAGAAGGCCGACGATCCGGCCGCACAGTCGCGCCGCCGCGAAGCCATGAAGTTCAACAACCTCGGTGTGACCAGCTTTCACAACGGGGACTTGACGCTGGCCCGCGACCAGTTCCTGGAAGCGGTCAACCGCGACGACACCTTTGCGGAGTGCTACAACAACCTGGGTCTGGTGTACACGGAACTGGGAGAGTCGCGCCCCGCGGCCGACGCCTTCTCCAAGGCGATCAAGCTCAACCCCGAGCTGCACGCGGCCTACAACAACCTGGGCTACGTGTTCTACAAGCAGGGCGAATACGACCACGCCATCGAAATGTACAACGAGGCCCTGGCCCGCAGCTCGAACAACAGCTCGGCCTATACCAACCTCGGCAACGCGTACTTCAAGCTGGGTGACCGCAAGGAGGCGCGCAAGGCGTGGGAGAAGGCAATCGAACTCGACCCCGCCAACGAGACCGCCCAGCGGAGCCTCAAGAACCTCGGCTGA
- a CDS encoding tetratricopeptide repeat protein: MNEKAASAQQKALQERKRGQHAKAVKRLEQAIAAYPDELDLYLDAVDACLEGGEVSRSTQFLKTLQERFPKEKDRIAQFVKDRLAAVHDPALARFVVENSIKLRDLVASLDHLDLIPDHTVRDLLSRTRTKKQSLKSASHGGYSLSSELVTNELMSALLSIRIGNMKEAVTALVQILDGKPVEQAILTPFLASLENKHPKSGRVRFAHAVAQATSGAELESIGRFVEAARLEEPVATMCVDRLRILRETSKARARVERALAEVYLIKGDLDDAAEVLRDYLAAEKDAGREVILMVKPFIDPARGLNACTWLALDASLTLEQSNVALEILRPLHQRADCGEALLDWFETKARNASLTVEMLTFHATLALDLKKHERAAEILRAVCVKAPLEVPAVLALLDRHRKDHDSIETLYREYAAKDVEAGGDATDIDDDGFQNFDNREFSMPGTAPGTPSAPRAPSAPKSASEQDKPMDFAAHMRGKVEKKSFVETREISFDDDGAPAPRQPAEPEASAETAAPADTDGFELNSGPAMMRPRLSAMKKDEAPAVAEKKKPVIAEEKTPVITEEHVVNVGQKLYETGAAAFFHVDAEDAAPQAEEPAPKPAPAPKAKTAAAPPAKPETKTAPKPPAAPEPKAAPEPVAVPEVEPESVVPATFEAQFAQFRNGCLDGARVIALMETAVAEGRVDALQELLKYEAKNDAESFSRSYFEAEHLIMSSRPLPAMKILAGLDTPGLSDDQKRRLWFRLAACQRAIHDFAAAQETLTRLVEAFPDREEYARLARTNFEQHLSEQSRQTPALQKTSSLD; the protein is encoded by the coding sequence ATGAACGAAAAAGCAGCATCCGCACAGCAGAAGGCCCTCCAGGAGCGCAAGCGCGGCCAGCACGCCAAGGCCGTGAAGCGCCTGGAGCAGGCCATTGCTGCCTACCCCGACGAGCTGGACCTCTACCTCGACGCCGTCGACGCATGCCTCGAGGGCGGCGAGGTATCGCGCTCCACCCAGTTCTTGAAAACGCTGCAGGAGCGCTTTCCCAAGGAAAAGGATCGCATCGCCCAGTTTGTCAAGGACCGGCTCGCCGCGGTACACGACCCGGCGCTGGCGCGCTTCGTGGTGGAAAACTCCATCAAGCTGCGCGACCTGGTGGCGTCTCTCGATCACCTGGACCTGATCCCGGACCACACCGTGCGCGATCTGCTTTCGCGCACGCGCACCAAGAAGCAGTCGCTCAAGTCGGCCAGCCACGGCGGCTACTCGCTGAGCAGCGAACTGGTGACCAACGAACTCATGTCGGCGCTGCTGTCGATCCGCATCGGCAACATGAAGGAGGCGGTGACCGCGCTGGTCCAGATTCTCGACGGGAAACCGGTCGAGCAGGCCATCCTGACGCCGTTCCTCGCCTCCCTGGAGAACAAGCATCCCAAGTCCGGCCGGGTGCGCTTTGCCCACGCGGTGGCGCAGGCCACCTCCGGGGCGGAACTGGAATCCATCGGCCGCTTCGTCGAAGCCGCGCGCCTGGAAGAGCCGGTGGCCACCATGTGTGTCGACCGCCTGCGAATTCTGCGCGAGACCAGCAAGGCGCGCGCGCGCGTGGAACGCGCTCTGGCCGAGGTATACCTGATCAAGGGCGACCTCGACGACGCCGCGGAGGTGCTGCGGGACTACCTCGCCGCGGAAAAGGACGCGGGGCGCGAGGTCATCCTGATGGTCAAGCCGTTCATCGACCCCGCCAGGGGCCTCAACGCCTGCACGTGGCTGGCGCTGGACGCATCTCTCACCCTGGAGCAGAGCAACGTTGCACTCGAGATTCTGCGTCCGCTCCACCAGCGCGCCGACTGCGGGGAGGCGCTGCTGGACTGGTTCGAGACCAAGGCCAGGAACGCCTCGCTCACCGTCGAGATGCTCACCTTCCACGCCACGCTGGCGCTGGATCTCAAGAAACACGAGCGCGCCGCCGAAATTCTGCGCGCGGTGTGCGTGAAGGCGCCGCTCGAGGTACCCGCGGTGCTGGCCCTGCTGGATCGCCATCGCAAGGATCACGATTCCATCGAGACGCTCTACCGCGAGTACGCCGCCAAGGACGTGGAAGCCGGCGGCGACGCCACCGACATCGACGACGACGGCTTTCAGAACTTCGACAACCGTGAGTTCAGCATGCCCGGGACCGCGCCCGGCACACCCAGCGCACCGCGTGCGCCCAGCGCGCCCAAGTCCGCGTCCGAGCAGGACAAACCCATGGACTTCGCCGCGCACATGCGCGGCAAGGTGGAGAAGAAGTCGTTCGTGGAAACGCGCGAGATTTCCTTCGACGACGACGGCGCCCCCGCGCCGCGCCAGCCCGCGGAACCGGAAGCGTCGGCCGAAACCGCCGCGCCGGCGGACACCGACGGCTTCGAACTCAACTCGGGACCGGCCATGATGCGGCCGCGCCTGTCCGCCATGAAGAAGGACGAGGCGCCGGCGGTCGCCGAGAAGAAGAAACCCGTGATCGCGGAGGAGAAGACACCGGTGATCACCGAGGAGCACGTCGTCAACGTCGGACAGAAGCTCTACGAAACCGGCGCTGCCGCGTTCTTCCACGTGGACGCGGAAGACGCCGCACCGCAGGCGGAGGAACCGGCACCGAAGCCCGCGCCCGCGCCAAAGGCGAAGACGGCCGCTGCGCCGCCCGCGAAACCGGAAACGAAGACCGCGCCGAAACCTCCCGCAGCGCCAGAACCGAAAGCGGCGCCCGAACCGGTGGCGGTGCCCGAAGTCGAGCCGGAAAGCGTGGTTCCGGCCACGTTCGAGGCGCAGTTCGCCCAATTCCGCAACGGGTGCCTGGACGGCGCACGCGTGATTGCACTCATGGAGACCGCGGTGGCGGAGGGACGGGTGGATGCACTGCAGGAACTGCTCAAGTACGAAGCAAAGAACGACGCGGAATCTTTTTCCCGCAGCTACTTCGAGGCCGAGCACCTGATCATGAGCAGCCGCCCGCTGCCGGCCATGAAAATACTGGCGGGCCTCGACACGCCGGGGCTTTCCGACGACCAGAAACGCCGCCTGTGGTTCCGGCTCGCCGCCTGCCAGCGGGCCATTCACGATTTTGCCGCCGCCCAGGAAACGCTCACCCGGCTGGTCGAAGCGTTCCCGGACCGGGAAGAATATGCCCGCCTGGCGCGCACGAACTTCGAGCAACACCTGAGCGAGCAGAGCCGCCAGACGCCCGCGCTCCAGAAGACGAGTTCGCTCGACTGA
- a CDS encoding 6-carboxytetrahydropterin synthase, whose translation MPGGSGGSTAPRRAIILYRVAEPPSGPAHHLELDVFIVSGVFTLSVQCRLASSHVLPGCPPCDRLHGHTWTVRAFWEFNGLDEHGMGANFRDLKALLGREVHDKFDHRHLNDIAPFDTVPPTAENLAREVFAILRERPVPGPRGRLARVEVWEGPEACAAYAES comes from the coding sequence ATGCCGGGCGGATCCGGTGGCAGCACCGCCCCCCGCCGGGCCATCATCTTATACCGGGTTGCTGAGCCGCCGTCGGGCCCCGCACACCACCTCGAACTCGACGTTTTCATTGTGAGTGGAGTATTCACCCTGTCCGTCCAGTGCCGGCTGGCGTCGTCGCACGTTCTGCCGGGATGCCCCCCGTGCGACCGGCTGCACGGCCACACCTGGACCGTGCGCGCCTTCTGGGAGTTCAACGGTCTCGACGAGCACGGGATGGGGGCGAACTTCCGCGATCTGAAGGCGCTGCTGGGGCGCGAAGTGCACGACAAGTTCGACCATCGCCACCTCAACGACATCGCCCCGTTCGACACGGTGCCGCCAACGGCGGAGAACCTGGCGCGGGAGGTATTTGCCATCCTGCGTGAGCGACCCGTGCCGGGGCCGCGCGGTCGGCTGGCCCGTGTGGAGGTCTGGGAAGGGCCCGAGGCGTGCGCGGCCTACGCCGAATCATGA
- a CDS encoding 7-cyano-7-deazaguanine synthase, whose protein sequence is MNAKPSSVALVSGGLDSLVSLARATTERDVRLVLFLDYGQRSRESERVSAMSAADFYGIPFADVDIRWLESLSPAGMRGGGTGAGALRELDEVWVPNRNGVFINIAASYAEARGFDTIVTGFNREEAAEFPDNSGEYVTRVNAALALSTRTGVRVESFTVDLDKREIIRLGMRLKAPLSIVWSCYRGGERMCGACASCLRLRAALDSLSSGERPVIEFAA, encoded by the coding sequence ATGAACGCGAAGCCCAGCAGCGTTGCACTGGTGAGCGGCGGACTCGACTCGCTGGTTTCCCTGGCCCGCGCCACCACCGAGCGCGACGTGCGCCTGGTGCTGTTCCTCGACTACGGGCAGCGCTCCCGGGAGAGCGAGCGCGTCTCCGCCATGAGTGCGGCGGACTTCTACGGGATTCCCTTCGCAGACGTGGATATCCGCTGGCTGGAGTCGCTCTCACCCGCCGGCATGCGCGGTGGCGGCACGGGCGCAGGGGCGCTGCGTGAGCTCGACGAGGTGTGGGTTCCCAACCGCAACGGCGTGTTCATAAACATCGCTGCCTCGTACGCCGAGGCACGCGGGTTCGACACCATCGTCACCGGGTTCAACCGTGAGGAAGCCGCGGAGTTTCCGGATAACAGCGGCGAGTACGTGACACGCGTCAACGCGGCGCTGGCGCTGTCCACGCGCACCGGCGTGCGGGTGGAGAGTTTCACCGTGGACCTCGACAAGCGCGAGATCATCCGGCTCGGAATGCGGCTCAAGGCGCCACTGTCCATCGTGTGGAGTTGTTATCGCGGCGGAGAACGCATGTGCGGCGCGTGTGCGTCCTGCCTGCGCCTGCGGGCCGCGCTGGATTCGCTCTCCTCTGGGGAACGCCCCGTCATCGAGTTTGCCGCGTGA
- a CDS encoding DUF366 family protein — MTFSWSILDGRVPYSGLELRSGWVGENTGLSGDAAAGFVGPCLVPTEHLVDLDDVRAGHTIVAASMAHVIAEHPACPLALGVARQRLLVCILEEVVGLRRLRRDGDDLYLEGRKLTVSIAAPYPAGSLIHLGINVDPTGAPVPAVGLEELKLDAASVLGELLQRYARELATMAHAETKVKTVR, encoded by the coding sequence GTGACGTTCTCGTGGAGCATCCTCGACGGCCGCGTGCCGTACAGCGGGCTCGAGCTGCGCAGCGGCTGGGTGGGGGAGAACACCGGGCTCTCCGGTGACGCAGCCGCCGGCTTCGTGGGGCCGTGCCTGGTGCCCACCGAGCACCTGGTGGACCTGGACGACGTGCGCGCGGGGCACACCATCGTCGCGGCGTCGATGGCGCACGTGATCGCCGAGCACCCCGCGTGCCCGCTGGCGCTGGGCGTGGCGCGCCAGCGCCTGCTGGTGTGCATCCTGGAAGAGGTGGTGGGTCTGCGGAGGCTGCGTCGCGACGGCGACGATCTCTACCTCGAGGGCCGCAAGCTCACCGTTTCCATCGCGGCCCCCTATCCCGCCGGGAGCCTCATCCACCTGGGCATCAACGTGGACCCCACCGGCGCGCCGGTCCCGGCGGTGGGGCTGGAGGAACTCAAGCTGGACGCGGCGAGCGTTCTCGGTGAACTGCTGCAGCGCTACGCGCGCGAACTCGCCACCATGGCACACGCGGAGACCAAGGTAAAGACGGTGCGGTAG
- a CDS encoding 7-carboxy-7-deazaguanine synthase QueE — METKQPDTKTLTGHLSEMFCSLQGEGLFVGERQVFVRTAGCVATCSWCDTVYSKVQTPRFVTHHDDEARKRWRPNPVALDDVVADVTTFARGHGVTNVSITGGEPLEQPEFVAALARGLRAAGLRIHLETAGLHGEALRRVIDHVDVVAMDVKLPSATGIRHWGDHRGFLETIRERRNPARVVFAKVVVDLNASLAEIEQAAELVAEFDRSIALIIQPESEALFGRSTTRERTRALLALVDAGAGAAGARLDTVRVIPQTHKVLHIR, encoded by the coding sequence GTGGAAACGAAGCAACCAGACACGAAGACACTCACCGGGCACCTCTCCGAGATGTTCTGTTCGCTGCAGGGCGAGGGGCTGTTCGTGGGGGAGCGGCAGGTTTTCGTGCGCACCGCCGGCTGCGTGGCCACCTGCTCGTGGTGCGACACGGTGTACAGCAAGGTGCAGACCCCGCGCTTCGTCACCCACCACGACGACGAAGCAAGGAAGCGCTGGCGTCCCAATCCGGTTGCGCTGGACGACGTGGTGGCGGACGTGACAACGTTTGCGCGCGGGCACGGGGTGACGAATGTGAGCATTACCGGCGGGGAACCGCTGGAACAGCCGGAGTTTGTTGCCGCGCTGGCGCGCGGGCTGCGCGCCGCAGGCCTGCGCATCCACCTGGAAACGGCGGGTCTGCACGGGGAGGCGTTGCGCAGGGTGATCGATCACGTGGACGTGGTTGCCATGGACGTGAAACTGCCGTCCGCCACCGGCATCAGGCACTGGGGCGACCACCGGGGTTTCCTGGAAACCATCCGCGAGCGCCGCAATCCCGCGCGGGTGGTCTTCGCCAAGGTGGTGGTGGATCTCAACGCCTCGCTGGCGGAGATCGAGCAGGCGGCGGAACTGGTGGCGGAGTTCGACCGGAGTATCGCCCTGATCATCCAGCCCGAGAGCGAAGCCTTGTTCGGGCGGAGCACCACGCGCGAGAGGACACGGGCCTTGCTCGCGCTCGTGGACGCCGGTGCCGGCGCTGCGGGCGCCCGTCTGGACACGGTTCGTGTCATACCCCAAACCCACAAGGTGCTGCACATCCGATGA
- a CDS encoding site-2 protease family protein: MTPDFLTGAVSLVVFVFSVVVHENAHGIAAEHFGDTTARDMGRITMNPLPHLDPVGSVLLPIAAFISGLPFLGWAKPVPVDPANLRNPVVHNAYVAAAGPASNFLLAFAASLLWIVVGVAFKYVPGLAENGQRSFLFFNTLCNSMITLNCVLAIFNLLPIPPLDGHWIMMRYLPPGPREALRSVGRWGFFILIALLWTGMLWRIIGPPLALVVGGYHSLVTTAIRAF, from the coding sequence ATGACACCCGATTTCCTGACCGGCGCGGTGAGCCTGGTGGTGTTCGTGTTCTCGGTGGTGGTGCACGAGAACGCGCACGGCATCGCCGCGGAGCACTTTGGGGATACCACCGCCCGCGACATGGGGCGCATCACCATGAATCCGCTGCCGCACCTGGATCCGGTGGGGAGCGTGCTGCTTCCAATTGCCGCGTTCATATCGGGGTTGCCGTTCCTGGGCTGGGCCAAGCCGGTGCCGGTGGATCCCGCCAACCTGCGCAACCCGGTGGTCCACAACGCCTACGTGGCGGCGGCCGGACCCGCGAGCAACTTCCTGCTGGCCTTTGCCGCGTCGCTCTTGTGGATCGTGGTGGGCGTGGCGTTCAAGTACGTGCCGGGGCTGGCCGAAAACGGACAGCGCTCGTTTCTCTTCTTCAATACCCTGTGCAACAGCATGATCACGCTCAACTGCGTGCTGGCGATCTTCAACCTGCTGCCCATTCCCCCGCTGGACGGGCACTGGATCATGATGCGCTACCTCCCTCCGGGGCCGCGCGAGGCGCTGCGCTCGGTGGGGCGCTGGGGCTTCTTCATCCTCATTGCGCTCTTGTGGACGGGCATGTTGTGGCGCATCATCGGGCCGCCGCTGGCGCTGGTGGTGGGCGGGTACCACTCTCTCGTGACAACCGCAATCAGGGCGTTCTGA
- a CDS encoding HAMP domain-containing protein, producing MSLRFKLSMSYLVIVGLVVIVGVIAFVTSRKLRVQVSELSRHSGFMLDDRSPLGLVLEVEGEWEDGAFVAEELEELPGPRRPKLRGPVGEVDVATGVVRMYGIAMMTDSTTEFEHIGSLADLRAGERAEISARVDEGGTWYARKIRVGDIKDSNKIKGVVNSYQADGVWPDTLEVTGIPVLVGRENQWRGEPSRLHRVERATEAGQIARRVLGSLERVPPDSMSWDVAAIRDEVDDLARLVNDPTSMADTGGSSNESLLLLAAKARALAESPGPGGRALVAADMRSILTERVIPDTDARLLDAQDEFAEEIRETVVGTERTVKLVLGVSLGAVLMGVLLAGYMWRSISRPIASLSEAATRIGEGHLDTRVTATTNDELGVLASSFNQMAEALAASTVSIDNLNAVREKLRVSLSEKELLLREVHHRVKNNLQIVSSLLDLQAGRAADPYVHELFAESRSRIRAMALVHEQFHQSSASDRINLGSYIRLLVAGLAQSLAPARGNLDVRIQADDLHLDIDRAISCGLVVNELVTNAIKHALSSGGGNVVVTVGRCPDGLCELVVCDDGPGMGPAGRDGSLGLDLVEALAGQLGGRAEMVGGKGTEIRVVFPEALREAERA from the coding sequence ATGAGTCTCCGCTTCAAGCTGTCGATGTCGTATCTGGTAATCGTCGGTCTCGTGGTGATCGTGGGTGTTATCGCGTTCGTCACGAGCCGCAAGCTCCGCGTGCAGGTGTCCGAACTTTCGCGGCATTCCGGGTTCATGCTGGATGACCGTTCGCCGCTGGGACTGGTTCTCGAAGTGGAAGGCGAGTGGGAGGACGGCGCCTTCGTGGCCGAGGAACTGGAGGAGTTGCCGGGTCCGCGCCGGCCCAAGCTGCGCGGACCGGTGGGCGAGGTTGACGTCGCTACCGGCGTGGTGCGCATGTACGGCATTGCCATGATGACGGACTCGACCACGGAGTTCGAGCATATCGGATCGCTGGCGGATCTGCGCGCCGGGGAGCGGGCGGAGATCAGCGCACGCGTCGACGAGGGAGGCACTTGGTATGCGCGGAAGATCCGCGTGGGTGACATCAAGGATAGCAACAAGATCAAGGGGGTCGTGAATTCCTACCAGGCCGACGGCGTCTGGCCGGACACCCTGGAAGTCACCGGCATCCCGGTTCTCGTCGGCCGCGAGAACCAGTGGCGGGGAGAGCCAAGCCGCCTGCATCGAGTCGAGCGCGCAACCGAGGCCGGACAGATTGCGCGGCGCGTTTTGGGCTCGCTGGAGCGGGTACCGCCGGACTCCATGTCGTGGGATGTCGCCGCGATCCGGGACGAGGTTGACGACCTGGCCCGGCTCGTGAACGATCCCACGTCCATGGCGGACACCGGCGGATCCAGCAACGAGTCTCTGCTCCTGCTCGCGGCGAAGGCACGCGCTCTGGCGGAGTCCCCGGGCCCGGGTGGCCGGGCGCTGGTGGCGGCGGACATGAGGTCAATCCTGACCGAGCGGGTCATTCCGGACACGGACGCGCGTCTGCTGGACGCCCAGGATGAGTTCGCGGAGGAAATCCGGGAGACGGTGGTGGGCACCGAGAGAACCGTGAAACTCGTGCTGGGCGTGAGCCTGGGAGCCGTGCTCATGGGTGTGCTGCTGGCGGGGTACATGTGGCGCTCGATCTCGCGCCCGATCGCGTCGCTCTCCGAGGCGGCCACGCGGATCGGGGAGGGTCATCTCGATACGCGCGTCACGGCGACGACCAACGACGAACTCGGAGTGCTCGCCTCCTCCTTCAACCAGATGGCCGAGGCGCTCGCGGCGTCGACCGTTTCGATCGACAATCTGAACGCCGTCAGGGAGAAGCTGCGGGTTTCGCTCTCGGAGAAGGAGCTGCTCCTGCGGGAGGTCCACCATCGCGTAAAGAACAACCTGCAGATCGTATCCAGCCTTCTCGACCTGCAGGCCGGACGGGCCGCGGACCCGTACGTGCACGAGCTGTTCGCGGAGAGCCGCAGCCGGATACGTGCGATGGCGCTCGTACACGAACAGTTCCACCAGTCCTCGGCGTCGGACCGGATCAATCTCGGAAGCTACATCCGTCTGCTCGTCGCGGGGCTGGCGCAATCGCTCGCCCCTGCGAGGGGGAACCTCGACGTGCGGATTCAGGCCGATGACCTGCACCTCGACATCGACCGGGCCATCTCGTGCGGCCTGGTCGTCAACGAACTCGTGACCAACGCCATCAAGCACGCCCTGTCCTCCGGGGGGGGGAACGTGGTCGTGACCGTCGGGCGATGCCCGGATGGCCTCTGTGAACTGGTCGTGTGCGACGACGGGCCCGGGATGGGTCCCGCCGGGCGGGACGGATCCCTGGGCCTGGATCTGGTGGAGGCACTCGCCGGGCAACTCGGTGGCCGCGCCGAGATGGTCGGCGGCAAGGGCACGGAAATCCGGGTGGTCTTTCCGGAAGCGTTGAGGGAGGCGGAGCGGGCATGA